A genome region from Arachis duranensis cultivar V14167 chromosome 6, aradu.V14167.gnm2.J7QH, whole genome shotgun sequence includes the following:
- the LOC107491850 gene encoding benzyl alcohol O-benzoyltransferase-like, which translates to MSSSSSKSPSPVFTVKRCKPELVAPAMPTPRELKLLSDIDDQEGFRFQLPSIFIYGHNPSMEGKDPVKVIRDALSRTLVFYYPFAGRLREGHARKLMVDCTEEGVLFIEADADVALDQLGDSLQPPFPCFEELLYNVPGSEGIVNCPLLLVQVTRFKCGGFTLAFRLNHTMSDGTGFAQFMTAMAEMARGAHQPSILPVWSRELLSARHPPRITCNHREFEEPIVDTSTIILSKKDMIQRSFFFGPTEIASLRRLVPRHLGECTRFELVTACLWCCRSKALQLAPEDDVRMMCIVNARARFNPKIPLGYYGNVFAYPAAVTTVRKLCENPFGYAVELIKKAKDEVTEEYMHSVADLMVTKGRPLFTTVGSCIVSNLTRAGLREVDFGWGNALYGGVSEGGAGDFFGVTFMMDCVNGKGEESVMFPIFLPVKAMERFEKELADMLCKSCDNGYPTLSDLPCSSNL; encoded by the exons AtgtcttcatcatcatcaaaatcTCCCTCTCCCGTGTTTACAGTGAAAAGGTGCAAACCAGAGCTAGTAGCTCCGGCTATGCCCACTCCCCGCGAACTTAAACTGCTATCAGACATTGATGATCAAGAAGGGTTTCGTTTCCAACTTCCAAGCATATTTATATACGGTCACAATCCATCAATGGAAGGAAAAGACCCAGTAAAGGTGATAAGAGATGCACTCTCAAGAACACTTGTGTTTTACTACCCATTTGCCGGTAGGCTTAGGGAGGGTCATGCCCGCAAGTTGATGGTGGATTGCACTGAAGAGGGTGTCTTGTTCATCGAGGCTGATGCTGACGTGGCACTTGATCAACTTGGTGACTCCCTTCAACCTCCGTTCCCTTGTTTTGAAGAACTCCTTTACAATGTTCCAGGATCGGAAGGAATTGTCAACTGTCCCCTTCTACTCGTACAG gTGACACGCTTTAAATGTGGTGGTTTCACCCTTGCCTTCCGCCTAAACCACACCATGAGTGACGGCACTGGTTTTGCACAATTTATGACTGCCATGGCTGAAATGGCTCGTGGTGCACATCAACCTTCCATTCTACCTGTGTGGTCCAGGGAGCTCTTGAGTGCAAGGCACCCACCTCGCATTACATGCAACCATCGCGAATTCGAAGAACCCATAGTAGACACCTCCACCATTATTCTGAGcaagaaagatatgattcaacgCTCCTTCTTCTTTGGACCAACCGAAATAGCTTCCCTTCGTCGTTTGGTTCCACGTCACCTCGGCGAATGCACTAGATTTGAGCTTGTAACTGCATGTCTATGGTGTTGCCGTTCAAAAGCATTGCAACTTGCGCCAGAAGATGATGTTCGCATGATGTGCATCGTGAATGCACGCGCTAGAtttaaccctaaaatacccCTTGGTTATTACGGAAACGTTTTTGCTTATCCTGCAGCAGTTACAACTGTAAGGAAGCTTTGTGAAAATCCGTTTGGATATGCGGTAGAGTTGATAAAGAAAGCAAAAGATGAAGTGACAGAAGAGTACATGCATTCTGTGGCAGATCTGATGGTGACAAAAGGAAGACCGTTATTTACAACCGTAGGATCTTGCATTGTGTCAAACTTGACACGTGCTGGGTTAAGAGAAGTGGATTTTGGATGGGGTAATGCATTGTACGGCGGAGTATCTGAAGGTGGGGCTGGGGATTTTTTTGGAGTAACGTTTATGATGGATTGTGTGAatggcaaaggagaagaaagtgTAATGTTTCCAATTTTCTTGCCGGTCAAAGCTATGGAGAGGTTTGAGAAAGAGTTGGCTGATATGCTTTGTAAGAGTTGTGATAATGGATATCCTACATTATCAGATCTTCCTTGTAGCTCTAACTTGTAG
- the LOC107492074 gene encoding benzyl alcohol O-benzoyltransferase isoform X2, with amino-acid sequence MTSLSSSPSLVFTVRRRQPELVAPATPTPREVKLLSDIDDQEGLRFHIPFFHIYQHKPSMEGKDPVRIIRDALSRTLVFYYPFAGRIREGHGRKLMVDCTEEGVLFIEADADVTLDQLRGSLHPPFPCSQELLYNVPGSDGIVNCPLLLIQVTRFKCGGFVFAIRVNHTMMDATGLVQFVSALTEMAQGAHQPSILPVWQRELLLARDPPQITCNHREYEQLPNTKEGTIISYENNMVQRSFFFGPTEIASLRRLVPRHLGQCTRFELITVCLWRCRTKALQLAPEDDVRMMCIVNARARFNPTIPLGYYGNAFVYPAAVSSVRKLCENPFYYAVELIKKVKTEVTEEYVHSVADLMVTKGRPLFTTVGSFIVSNLTRFGLREADFGWGKALYAGVSQGGVGPAFHGVTFFMDYENEKGEEGVLFPIYLPSNAMERFEKELGDFLGGDFNNNQPTKSDEIPMFMRSTL; translated from the exons ATGACTTCACTATCATCGTCTCCCTCTTTAGTCTTTACAGTCCGAAGGCGCCAACCGGAGCTGGTGGCTCCAGCTACGCCCACTCCCCGCGAAGTTAAACTATTATCTGACATAGATGATCAAGAAGGGTTGCGTTTCCATATTCCATTCTTTCATATTTATCAACACAAGCCATCTATGGAAGGAAAAGACCCAGTTAGGATTATAAGAGATGCACTCTCGAGAACACTTGTGTTTTACTACCCATTTGCCGGCAGGATCAGGGAAGGTCATGGCCGCAAGTTGATGGTGGATTGTACCGAGGAGGGTGTCTTGTTTATTGAGGCAGATGCTGACGTAACACTTGATCAACTTCGTGGCTCTCTTCATCCTCCATTCCCATGCTCCCAAGAACTCCTTTATAATGTTCCAGGCTCCGATGGAATTGTCAACTGCCCCCTTCTACTCATACAG GTGACACGCTTTAAGTGCGGCGGTTTTGTTTTTGCCATACGCGTGAATCACACGATGATGGATGCAACTGGTCTAGTACAATTTGTGAGTGCTTTAACTGAAATGGCTCAAGGTGCTCATCAACCTTCCATTCTGCCTGTATGGCAAAGGGAGCTCCTACTTGCAAGAGACCCACCACAAATCACATGCAACCATCGCGAATATGAGCAACTTCCAAATACCAAAGAAGGGACCATCATTTCTTATGAGAACAATATGGTTCAACGCTCCTTTTTCTTTGGACCAACTGAAATAGCATCCCTTCGTCGTTTGGTTCCACGTCACCTTGGCCAATGCACTCGATTTGAGCTTATAACTGTATGCTTATGGCGTTGCCGTACAAAAGCATTGCAACTTGCGCCAGAAGATGATGTTCGCATGATGTGCATCGTGAATGCACGCGCTAGGTTTAACCCTACTATACCCCTTGGTTATTACGGAAACGCTTTTGTTTATCCGGCAGCAGTTTCTAGTGTAAGGAAGCTTTGTGAAAATCCCTTTTATTATGCCGTAGAGTTAATAAAGAAAGTAAAAACTGAGGTGACAGAAGAGTACGTGCATTCAGTGGCAGATCTAATGGTTACAAAAGGACGACCCTTATTTACAACCGTAGGATCTTTTATTGTGTCAAACTTGACACGTTTTGGGTTAAGAGAAGCAGATTTTGGATGGGGCAAAGCATTATATGCTGGTGTGTCTCAAGGTGGAGTTGGGCCGGCTTTTCATGGAGTAACCTTTTTTATGGATTATGagaatgaaaaaggagaagaag
- the LOC107492074 gene encoding benzyl alcohol O-benzoyltransferase isoform X3, protein MTSLSSSPSLVFTVRRRQPELVAPATPTPREVKLLSDIDDQEGLRFHIPFFHIYQHKPSMEGKDPVRIIRDALSRTLVFYYPFAGRIREGHGRKLMVDCTEEGVLFIEADADVTLDQLRGSLHPPFPCSQELLYNVPGSDGIVNCPLLLIQVTRFKCGGFVFAIRVNHTMMDATGLVQFVSALTEMAQGAHQPSILPVWQRELLLARDPPQITCNHREYEQLPNTKEGTIISYENNMVQRSFFFGPTEIASLRRLVPRHLGQCTRFELITVCLWRCRTKALQLAPEDDVRMMCIVNARARFNPTIPLGYYGNAFVYPAAVSSVRKLCENPFYYAVELIKKVKTEVTEEYVHSVADLMVTKGRPLFTTVGSFIVSNLTRFGLREADFGWGKALYAGVSQGGVGPAFHGVTFFMDYENEKGEEGVLFPIYLPSKAMERFEKELGDLFGGDLKSIFNI, encoded by the exons ATGACTTCACTATCATCGTCTCCCTCTTTAGTCTTTACAGTCCGAAGGCGCCAACCGGAGCTGGTGGCTCCAGCTACGCCCACTCCCCGCGAAGTTAAACTATTATCTGACATAGATGATCAAGAAGGGTTGCGTTTCCATATTCCATTCTTTCATATTTATCAACACAAGCCATCTATGGAAGGAAAAGACCCAGTTAGGATTATAAGAGATGCACTCTCGAGAACACTTGTGTTTTACTACCCATTTGCCGGCAGGATCAGGGAAGGTCATGGCCGCAAGTTGATGGTGGATTGTACCGAGGAGGGTGTCTTGTTTATTGAGGCAGATGCTGACGTAACACTTGATCAACTTCGTGGCTCTCTTCATCCTCCATTCCCATGCTCCCAAGAACTCCTTTATAATGTTCCAGGCTCCGATGGAATTGTCAACTGCCCCCTTCTACTCATACAG GTGACACGCTTTAAGTGCGGCGGTTTTGTTTTTGCCATACGCGTGAATCACACGATGATGGATGCAACTGGTCTAGTACAATTTGTGAGTGCTTTAACTGAAATGGCTCAAGGTGCTCATCAACCTTCCATTCTGCCTGTATGGCAAAGGGAGCTCCTACTTGCAAGAGACCCACCACAAATCACATGCAACCATCGCGAATATGAGCAACTTCCAAATACCAAAGAAGGGACCATCATTTCTTATGAGAACAATATGGTTCAACGCTCCTTTTTCTTTGGACCAACTGAAATAGCATCCCTTCGTCGTTTGGTTCCACGTCACCTTGGCCAATGCACTCGATTTGAGCTTATAACTGTATGCTTATGGCGTTGCCGTACAAAAGCATTGCAACTTGCGCCAGAAGATGATGTTCGCATGATGTGCATCGTGAATGCACGCGCTAGGTTTAACCCTACTATACCCCTTGGTTATTACGGAAACGCTTTTGTTTATCCGGCAGCAGTTTCTAGTGTAAGGAAGCTTTGTGAAAATCCCTTTTATTATGCCGTAGAGTTAATAAAGAAAGTAAAAACTGAGGTGACAGAAGAGTACGTGCATTCAGTGGCAGATCTAATGGTTACAAAAGGACGACCCTTATTTACAACCGTAGGATCTTTTATTGTGTCAAACTTGACACGTTTTGGGTTAAGAGAAGCAGATTTTGGATGGGGCAAAGCATTATATGCTGGTGTGTCTCAAGGTGGAGTTGGGCCGGCTTTTCATGGAGTAACCTTTTTTATGGATTATGagaatgaaaaaggagaagaaggcgTATTATTTCCAATTTACTTGCCTTCCAAAGCTATGGAGAGATTTGAGAAAGAGTTAGGTGATTTGTTTGGTGGGGACCTTAAGAGTATctttaatatttga